One segment of Pseudomonas asgharzadehiana DNA contains the following:
- a CDS encoding FecR family protein: MMDSRARDEAAQWFVRLQEGELSPDERQRFDAWRAEQPQNQYEFDVLQGMWRAADLLPKARLQALCEAPAERPKRRAALRYAVAASLVAVALGLGLFSGLEHPKPYSAEFSTRLGEHRQVALPDGSVMDLNSRSVVTVHYEKARRTVELKQGEALFSVEHDTSRPFVVAAGAGQVTVTGTRFDVRRDEDQTRVAVEAGTVKVQGRSPYDVVTLTAGLGTQVDAKGLVAGAYTVNTEELTAWRSGKLVFTNARLADVAREVSRYREQPLRVSTPGVGNLRLTSVFKANDTDALLKALPHILPVAVRALPDGSQEIISR, translated from the coding sequence ATGATGGATAGCCGTGCCCGCGACGAAGCCGCGCAGTGGTTTGTACGCCTGCAAGAGGGCGAGCTGAGCCCCGACGAGCGCCAGCGCTTCGACGCCTGGCGTGCGGAGCAGCCCCAGAACCAATACGAGTTCGACGTGTTGCAAGGCATGTGGCGTGCCGCTGACCTGCTGCCTAAGGCCCGTTTGCAGGCATTGTGCGAAGCCCCGGCCGAGCGCCCCAAACGTCGTGCGGCGTTGCGTTATGCCGTCGCGGCCAGCTTAGTTGCCGTGGCGCTGGGGTTGGGCCTGTTCAGCGGGCTCGAACACCCCAAGCCGTACAGCGCCGAATTCAGCACGCGCCTGGGCGAGCATCGCCAGGTGGCGTTGCCCGATGGCTCGGTGATGGATTTGAACAGCCGCAGCGTGGTCACGGTGCATTACGAAAAAGCCCGGCGCACTGTGGAACTCAAACAGGGCGAAGCGCTGTTCAGCGTCGAACATGACACCAGCCGACCTTTTGTGGTCGCCGCCGGGGCCGGGCAGGTAACCGTGACCGGCACACGCTTCGATGTGCGCCGCGATGAAGACCAGACCCGCGTGGCGGTCGAAGCGGGTACGGTGAAGGTACAGGGCCGTTCGCCATACGACGTGGTCACACTGACGGCGGGCCTGGGCACGCAAGTGGACGCAAAAGGCTTGGTGGCGGGGGCCTACACGGTAAATACCGAGGAACTGACAGCCTGGCGTAGCGGCAAGCTGGTGTTCACCAACGCAAGGCTGGCGGACGTGGCGCGTGAGGTGTCGCGTTATCGCGAGCAACCCCTGCGGGTCAGTACGCCTGGCGTGGGCAACCTGCGGTTAACCAGCGTATTCAAGGCCAACGACACCGACGCCTTGCTCAAGGCCTTGCCGCACATCCTGCCTGTCGCGGTGCGAGCACTGCCGGATGGCAGCCAGGAAATAATTTCACGCTGA
- a CDS encoding CGNR zinc finger domain-containing protein, whose product MTHFTGTAKSIRLVGGARVLDFINTTNGRRPGTALKVMEERLTSFQFFFEWAQHASLVSAQEFDAYSSMVFDSPISYQPDLDAVIAFRECLYAVFHPLSLGQAAPAEVLQQINLTFQQGVTWRVLHSVNGMPAWAWKPCTNAQELTALLIGRLAIDATQLLVSGDLRELKICTATDCDWIFLDSSKNKLRKWCQMSVCGSREKLSRLKQAL is encoded by the coding sequence ATGACGCATTTCACCGGCACTGCAAAATCGATTCGTTTGGTTGGCGGGGCCCGGGTATTGGACTTTATCAATACCACCAATGGCCGGCGCCCTGGCACTGCACTCAAGGTGATGGAAGAACGCCTCACCAGCTTTCAGTTCTTCTTTGAATGGGCCCAGCATGCCTCGCTGGTCTCTGCCCAGGAGTTCGATGCCTACAGCTCAATGGTGTTTGACTCGCCCATCTCGTACCAGCCGGACCTGGATGCCGTGATTGCGTTCAGGGAATGCCTGTACGCGGTGTTTCATCCGTTGTCCCTGGGCCAGGCCGCGCCCGCTGAGGTCTTGCAGCAGATCAACCTGACCTTCCAGCAAGGCGTCACCTGGCGCGTGCTGCACTCGGTGAACGGCATGCCGGCCTGGGCATGGAAACCTTGTACCAATGCCCAGGAACTGACGGCCCTGCTGATCGGGCGCCTGGCAATCGATGCGACGCAATTGCTGGTGTCGGGCGACCTTCGCGAACTCAAGATCTGCACCGCCACCGACTGCGATTGGATCTTCCTCGATAGCTCCAAGAACAAGCTGCGCAAATGGTGCCAGATGAGTGTGTGTGGTAGCCGGGAGAAGTTGAGTCGCCTTAAACAGGCGTTGTAG
- a CDS encoding type III secretion effector protein, producing MSNVHTVEARRMKTFEGQRKFQAPVADDFSRAMLAIEHMASDDGRPPKHTGLISSLTAWWRR from the coding sequence GTGTCGAATGTGCATACCGTCGAAGCCCGACGAATGAAGACCTTCGAGGGCCAACGCAAATTCCAGGCACCTGTCGCGGATGACTTTTCCCGGGCCATGCTCGCCATTGAACACATGGCAAGTGACGATGGGCGGCCACCCAAACACACCGGGCTGATCAGCAGCCTCACGGCCTGGTGGCGTCGCTGA
- a CDS encoding TonB-dependent siderophore receptor: MKKTAVHNNKIACWVPLALALAVSAAMPCAFAGDVIHIQAQPLGAALSQLGQQTSLQVFFSPDMVAGKQAPAVDGNLSPEQALHQLLQGSGLDYQIDAGSVTLRPLSSGSGDVGSPLELGATDIKVVGDWLGDANAELVQNHPGARTVIRREAMVEQGAMNVGDVLRRVPGVQVQESNGTGGSDISLNVGVRGLTSRLSPRSTVLIDGVPAAFAPYGQPQLSMAPISAGNLDSIDVVRGAGSVRYGPQNVGGVINFVTRAIPEKFSGEVGTTLQTSAHGGWKHVDNAFIGGTADNGIGVALLYSGVNGNGYRNSNNANDIDDVIFKTHWAPTDQDDFSLNVHYYDASADMPGGLTQRQFDANPYQSVRDWDNFSGRRKDVSFKYIRQIDDRTQAEVLTYYSDSFRGSNIANRDGKTLGSYPRTYYTFGIEPRVSHVFDVGPSTQEVSVGYRYLKEGMHEQATSLNLVNNVPTPGGQSDGHVYQDRTGGTEANAFYIDNKVDIGKWTITPGIRFEDIRTEWHDRPVVALNGTRTQEKHREIHNNEPLPALSVMYHLSDAWKLFANYETSFGSLQYFQLGQGGTGDQTANGLNPEKAKTYEVGTRYNDSVWGGELTFFYIDFSDELQYVSNDVGWTNLGATKHTGIEASAHYDLSNLDPRLNGLTANAGFTYTKATAEGDVPFKGRDLPLYSREVATLGVRYDVNHWTHNLDVYAQSGQRAPGTTSTYVTQGTADGQFGDIQGYVSVNVRSGYDFGQQLSNLKVGVGVKNLFDQQHYTRSSDNNAGLYLGEPRTFFVQASVGF; the protein is encoded by the coding sequence GTGAAAAAAACTGCCGTTCACAACAATAAAATCGCTTGCTGGGTCCCGCTGGCCCTGGCCCTTGCGGTCAGTGCCGCGATGCCTTGCGCCTTTGCTGGCGACGTTATCCATATCCAGGCCCAACCCCTCGGCGCGGCACTGAGCCAACTGGGCCAACAGACATCCCTGCAAGTGTTCTTCAGCCCGGACATGGTTGCGGGCAAACAGGCGCCTGCGGTAGACGGCAATCTTTCACCCGAACAAGCCTTGCACCAATTGCTGCAAGGCAGTGGCCTGGACTACCAGATCGACGCCGGCTCCGTGACCTTGCGCCCACTGAGCAGTGGCAGCGGTGACGTCGGCTCGCCCCTGGAGTTGGGGGCCACCGATATCAAAGTGGTGGGCGACTGGCTCGGCGATGCCAACGCCGAGCTGGTGCAGAACCACCCCGGCGCACGCACGGTGATCCGCCGCGAAGCCATGGTGGAGCAGGGCGCGATGAACGTCGGCGACGTGCTGCGCCGCGTGCCTGGCGTGCAGGTGCAAGAGTCCAACGGTACCGGTGGCAGCGATATTTCGCTCAATGTCGGTGTACGCGGGCTGACGTCTCGCTTGTCGCCACGCTCAACCGTATTGATCGACGGCGTGCCGGCTGCGTTTGCGCCGTATGGCCAACCGCAACTGTCGATGGCGCCGATTTCCGCGGGCAACCTGGACAGCATCGACGTGGTGCGTGGAGCCGGTTCCGTGCGTTACGGGCCACAAAACGTCGGGGGTGTGATCAACTTCGTCACTCGCGCGATCCCCGAGAAATTTTCCGGTGAAGTCGGCACCACGCTGCAAACCTCCGCCCACGGTGGCTGGAAGCATGTCGACAACGCCTTTATCGGTGGCACCGCAGACAACGGCATCGGCGTGGCGCTGCTGTACTCCGGGGTCAATGGCAATGGCTACCGCAACAGCAACAACGCCAACGATATAGACGACGTGATCTTCAAGACCCACTGGGCGCCGACCGATCAAGACGATTTTTCGCTGAACGTGCACTACTACGACGCCAGCGCCGACATGCCGGGTGGCTTGACACAGCGGCAGTTCGACGCCAACCCGTACCAATCGGTGCGCGACTGGGACAACTTCAGCGGCCGCCGCAAAGACGTGTCCTTCAAGTACATCCGCCAGATCGACGACCGGACCCAGGCTGAAGTGCTGACCTATTACTCCGACAGCTTCCGTGGCAGCAACATCGCCAACCGCGACGGCAAAACCCTCGGCTCCTACCCGCGTACCTATTACACCTTCGGCATCGAGCCGCGCGTGTCCCATGTATTTGACGTAGGCCCCAGCACCCAGGAAGTCAGCGTCGGTTATCGCTACCTCAAAGAAGGCATGCACGAGCAGGCCACCAGCCTGAACCTGGTCAACAACGTGCCGACACCAGGCGGTCAGAGCGACGGCCATGTGTATCAGGATCGCACGGGCGGCACCGAGGCCAACGCGTTCTATATCGATAACAAAGTGGACATCGGCAAGTGGACCATCACCCCCGGCATCCGCTTCGAAGATATCCGCACCGAATGGCACGACCGCCCCGTGGTCGCCTTGAACGGCACCCGTACCCAGGAAAAACACCGCGAGATTCACAACAACGAACCGTTGCCGGCCTTGAGCGTCATGTATCACCTGTCCGACGCCTGGAAACTGTTCGCCAACTACGAGACCTCGTTTGGCAGCCTGCAATACTTCCAGTTGGGGCAGGGCGGCACCGGCGACCAGACCGCCAACGGCCTGAACCCGGAAAAAGCCAAGACCTACGAGGTCGGCACCCGCTATAACGACAGCGTGTGGGGCGGTGAACTGACCTTCTTCTACATCGACTTCTCGGATGAGCTGCAATACGTCAGCAACGACGTGGGCTGGACCAACCTCGGTGCCACCAAGCACACCGGTATCGAAGCGTCGGCACACTATGATTTGTCGAACCTGGACCCACGCCTCAACGGCCTGACCGCCAATGCCGGCTTCACCTATACCAAGGCCACGGCCGAAGGCGATGTGCCATTTAAAGGCCGCGACCTGCCGCTGTATTCGCGTGAAGTGGCGACCCTGGGCGTGCGCTACGACGTCAATCATTGGACCCATAACCTGGATGTATACGCCCAATCCGGCCAGCGGGCGCCGGGCACCACCAGCACCTACGTCACCCAAGGCACGGCGGACGGCCAGTTCGGTGATATCCAGGGGTATGTCTCCGTCAACGTGCGCAGTGGCTATGACTTTGGCCAGCAGCTATCGAATCTGAAGGTTGGGGTAGGGGTGAAAAACCTATTTGACCAGCAGCACTACACCCGTTCCAGCGACAACAACGCCGGGTTGTACCTGGGCGAGCCTCGTACGTTCTTTGTACAGGCCAGCGTAGGCTTCTGA
- a CDS encoding type III secretion effector protein: MSVSSLDTPVSNPLPPERVQANATAQPEAKASRPGLSTLSFNGQHAANVNFSPLANPSGPVFGRHPAPALHHGHAGHSAHPHGTPAPTSVMHQFSHWMSQWWGGQRPPVHPGCGSAPPRPMPGDCAPARPHPVGGRPYPSPSYGIDPGYANKSREQLAQQLLDNFDAFKDRGNAGYVSVNSIREMAKKGWSHDPVMNQNIRLAKELLRRPELVDAIDRHRSTGALDGLINRQKLGMVISDTNFFKYNSDKQLAQEMLEHFDALKGRGWGRDLKLSDLRALAGQSLTGDSPKSHLIQLAREILRRGDVLKTMDNLAGRDNDGRISRKALLLLSR; encoded by the coding sequence ATGTCGGTATCGTCTCTCGATACACCTGTATCCAACCCCTTGCCCCCTGAGCGTGTGCAGGCCAACGCCACTGCACAGCCCGAGGCCAAAGCCAGCCGTCCTGGGTTGTCCACGTTGTCCTTCAATGGTCAACACGCCGCAAACGTCAACTTCTCCCCCCTGGCAAATCCGAGCGGCCCGGTATTCGGCAGGCATCCAGCGCCGGCACTGCATCACGGCCATGCCGGTCACAGCGCACATCCTCACGGCACTCCTGCGCCGACGAGCGTTATGCATCAATTCAGCCATTGGATGAGCCAATGGTGGGGTGGGCAGCGCCCGCCTGTGCATCCGGGTTGCGGCAGTGCGCCACCCAGGCCGATGCCGGGTGATTGCGCCCCCGCCAGGCCACATCCGGTTGGCGGCAGGCCTTACCCGTCGCCCTCGTACGGCATTGATCCTGGGTACGCAAACAAGAGCAGAGAGCAGTTGGCCCAGCAGTTGCTGGACAACTTCGACGCCTTCAAGGATCGCGGGAACGCCGGTTATGTCAGCGTCAACAGCATTCGCGAAATGGCCAAAAAAGGCTGGTCACATGACCCCGTCATGAATCAGAACATCCGCTTGGCCAAAGAGTTGCTGCGGCGCCCGGAGCTGGTGGATGCCATTGACCGGCATCGCTCCACGGGGGCGTTGGATGGCCTGATCAACCGGCAAAAACTGGGCATGGTCATCAGCGACACGAACTTCTTCAAATACAACTCAGACAAGCAACTGGCCCAGGAGATGCTTGAACATTTCGATGCCTTGAAGGGCAGGGGGTGGGGGCGAGACCTGAAACTCAGCGATCTGCGAGCGCTGGCGGGCCAGAGCCTGACGGGCGACTCGCCCAAGAGTCACCTGATCCAGTTGGCCCGGGAAATCCTCAGACGCGGTGATGTCTTGAAAACCATGGACAACCTCGCGGGGCGTGATAATGACGGTCGAATCAGCCGCAAAGCGCTTCTGTTGCTGTCTCGCTGA
- a CDS encoding sigma-70 family RNA polymerase sigma factor, producing the protein MIPQPPRRTGFFEHYEELIGTWTRRLKNRQQAEDIAHDTFVRVLESASTEVVQPRAYLHQTARNIAVDAYRREDRREAIALEALDQSPLNSGDPEQFMHAIQLADSVERALAELPLTCRKVFIWQKIEGLTQQEIAERLGLSKNMVEKYMIRTLRHLRDRLDAMAP; encoded by the coding sequence ATGATCCCCCAGCCGCCCCGCAGAACAGGCTTTTTCGAGCACTACGAAGAGTTGATCGGGACCTGGACGCGCCGCCTGAAAAACCGCCAGCAGGCCGAAGACATTGCCCATGACACCTTCGTGCGGGTGCTCGAGTCCGCCTCCACCGAAGTGGTGCAACCGCGCGCCTATCTGCACCAGACCGCGCGAAATATCGCGGTGGACGCCTACCGCCGCGAAGACCGGCGCGAGGCAATTGCGCTGGAGGCCCTTGACCAGAGCCCGCTTAATAGTGGCGACCCCGAGCAGTTCATGCATGCGATCCAACTGGCAGACTCCGTTGAAAGGGCGTTGGCCGAGTTGCCGCTCACCTGTCGCAAGGTGTTTATCTGGCAGAAAATCGAGGGCCTCACTCAGCAGGAAATCGCCGAACGCCTGGGTTTGTCCAAGAATATGGTGGAAAAGTATATGATCCGCACCCTGCGGCATCTGCGTGATCGCTTGGACGCGATGGCCCCATGA